DNA from Algisphaera agarilytica:
GTTTGTGTTGGGGTTGTTGGTGTTGACCGTCGGCAGCCTCTGGCCATTGATGACCGACCCGGGGCAGTTTGACGACTTCCGTGAGCGGCTCGGAGAGATCGGCTGGGCGGCGGCGTTCTCGTTGATGATCGGGATCTTCCTGGTGGTGGCGGCGTTGTCGATCTTCTTGTCGGTCAGCCTGACTTCGCCGACGGGGCACACAGCTTCACGCGGACTGCGGCGGGCTTGGAAGGCGGGGCGGGATCGGCCGCCGATGTCGTGGGACGCGGCGACGGGTTGGCCCGTGATGCTGGTGATGCTGATCTTTGCCGAGGCCGGGCTGGGCTTGTTGTTGCTCGGGGTGCACCAGGGCCAAGCGATCGAGCTCCCCGCGGAGACGACGCGGTGGCTGGTGGCCCTGGCGGTTTTGGGGCCCCTGGTCGTGATCGCGTTTCAGGGGTTCTACGAACGGTTCGGTCAGCGGCTGACCATTCTGGGACTGTTTGTGTTGTGGGCGGTGCCCGCGATGGTGGCCGTGCTGGTGGGCGGCGTGTTCGACCACTGGAAAGCGGCGCTCTACATCGCATCGCCCTGCCCGGCGTTGTCGGGGTTCTTCTCGATCGGCTTCATTATGGACACGGCGGCGGGGACGACGCGGCGATCGGAGTATCTCCTGAAGGGCACGCCCGTGGATGCCCATGCTGTGAACATTATTTGGATCGCGCTGGCGTTCTACGCCTTCCTCGCGGTGCTTGGACAGTGGCTACGTTGGCAGCACCTGCGGGCCACGCGGAAGCAGGAAACCCTCAGGCTGCAAGCCCGGCGTCAAGCAAGCCCGCCAGCCCCAGCAGCAGGCTGATGATCCCGTTCACGGTGAAGAACGCCATGTGGATGTGGTTCGTGGCCGACCGCCAGACCAAGGCGTGCTCGAGGATGAGCAGGGCGGACGTGAGCACGACGGCAAAGCCGAAGAGTACGCCGAGCTGCGGGCTGATCCACCACGCCCCGGCCAGGCACGCCAGCGCGAGTACGTGTAGCGTTCGGCTGATCCACAACGCGGGTTCCACGCCCAGCGAGGCGGGCATGGAAAACAGCCCGAGTTCACGGTCGACCCCCACATCCTGCAACGCGTAGATCACATCGAACCCCGCCACCCAGCACAGCACCATCCCCGCGATCAGCCAAAGCGTCGCGGATGCTTGGAGGTAGCCCGGCTCGATCGCGATCGCCGCCGCCAGCGGGCTGATCGCCAGAGCAAATCCGAGCACCAGGTGGCACAGCCAGGTGAACCGCTTGGTCACGCTGTACAGCGCTAACACCCCCAGCACCGGGACCGCGAGAGCCGTCGGCCAGAAGTTGTCGTGCAACAACCAGAACCCCGCTGTCGCCGCGATAAACCCCAGGCCCGTCACGGCGATGGTCCCCGCCGCGAACCCCCGCGTTAGACGCCCGCTCGCCACCGCCCGTTGCTCGGTGCGCGGGTTCTTCGCATCGATCCCCGCGTCGGCCAGCCGGTTCACGCACATCGCAAACGTCCGGGCCAGCACCATGCAAACCAGCACCAACACAACCTCACTCACCCGCGGCAACCGCTGGGCCCACCCGCAAGCCAGCCCGGCCCCGAGCAACGCAAACGGCAACGCGAAGACGGTGTGAGACAGCTTGATATCCGCGGCGAGCAAGCTCAACTTGCTCGCAAAGCCGGTCGGCGACTCAGGCGGTGACGTGAGGGGTGGGGCGGTCGGCGTGGCCATCGCGGATAGTGTAGATCAAGCCGTGGTCGTGTCGCGGAGGCGCTTGGCGATCCGGCCCGACCAGCGGATGTCCAGATCGTGATCCACGCCCACCAGGTCCAGGCACCGGCCCACGACAAAGTCGGCGATGTCTTCGATGGTCTTGGGCAGCATGTAGAAGCCCGGGTTCGCTGGTGCGAGGATCCCGCCCGCCTCGGTCACGGTCTGCATGTTCCGTATGTCGATCAGCGACAACGGCATCTCGCGGTGGACCAGCACAAGCTTTCGGCGTTCCTTAAGCGTGACGTGGGCCGCGCGGTGGATGAGGTTTTGCGCTGAACCCGAGGCGATGGAGCCGAGGGTGTTGGACGAGCAGGGGCAGATGATCATGCCGTCGTGCTGGAAGCTGCCCGAGGCGATAGTCGCGCCGACGTCCTTGAAGTGGTGGTAGATCAGGTTGTCCGGGGCTGCTTGTTCCGGCTCGAAGCCCGCGAGGGCGGCAAGGTCCACGCCTTCCATGCCCAGTTCGTCTTGCAACAGGCGTTGGCCCAGGGGTGAAACCACCAGATGAGTCTGGACGTCTGCCGCGACGAGCAGTTGCACCAGCCGTGCGGCGTAGACCGCTCCGCTGGCTCCGGTGATGCCGACGACAACGCGTTGGGGACGGTTTTGAGCCATACTCAAGTCTAGGCGTTTATTGAGCGTTTGGAAGAAGAAGTGGGCCGACTATTCGTCTTCGTGGAAAGCGACCTGGATGGTCAGGTCGATGCCCTCGGGCTGGATATCGATATCCAGGATCGTGGCGCTGCGGTTGTCGTCCACCGGGATAGGCGGAAGGGGGACGAGCTTCTTCTGCCCGAGGCGAGCGAGCGTCTTCTGGGTTTGTTCGTCTGAGAATCTTGGCTGCTTCGAGAGCCGGTGGATCAGGTGCTTCACCAAGAGCGGCTGTTCGCCCGCCTTGGCCGAGGCGATCGCCGCCGAGAGCGGTTGGCCGTTCTCCGATTCGAAGCGGAAGTAGAAACTGGCGATCCGGGTGCCGAGCGTTCCGGACTGGTAATCGAAGGCCAGCACGAGGTCGCCGCTGCGTTGGGTCAGCATGACCTCGCCGATCTCATCGGGCATCGCGATGTTCTGGTTCTTCATCAGGGGCCGGAGGCGGGTCGCCAGCCATGCGTTGATCTCGTCGAAGTTGTAACGGACGGTGCGGAGGCCGTCGCCCTCGCCGATGGGGTAGGACCACTCACGTAGGGTCTTGGACTGGATGTCTGCCGCGAGGTTTTGCAGGTCCTGCTCGGGGGTCTCGATGAGAAACGCCTGATGGTCTTGCCAGTATGCGGGGGTCGCGCGGACCAGCCAGGCCATGCGGATCAACGCCACGCCCAGCACCAGAATCAACCCGAGCAATACGTACCCGCGCC
Protein-coding regions in this window:
- a CDS encoding UbiA-like polyprenyltransferase, with protein sequence MATPTAPPLTSPPESPTGFASKLSLLAADIKLSHTVFALPFALLGAGLACGWAQRLPRVSEVVLVLVCMVLARTFAMCVNRLADAGIDAKNPRTEQRAVASGRLTRGFAAGTIAVTGLGFIAATAGFWLLHDNFWPTALAVPVLGVLALYSVTKRFTWLCHLVLGFALAISPLAAAIAIEPGYLQASATLWLIAGMVLCWVAGFDVIYALQDVGVDRELGLFSMPASLGVEPALWISRTLHVLALACLAGAWWISPQLGVLFGFAVVLTSALLILEHALVWRSATNHIHMAFFTVNGIISLLLGLAGLLDAGLAA
- a CDS encoding UbiX family flavin prenyltransferase produces the protein MAQNRPQRVVVGITGASGAVYAARLVQLLVAADVQTHLVVSPLGQRLLQDELGMEGVDLAALAGFEPEQAAPDNLIYHHFKDVGATIASGSFQHDGMIICPCSSNTLGSIASGSAQNLIHRAAHVTLKERRKLVLVHREMPLSLIDIRNMQTVTEAGGILAPANPGFYMLPKTIEDIADFVVGRCLDLVGVDHDLDIRWSGRIAKRLRDTTTA